One genomic region from Chloroherpetonaceae bacterium encodes:
- the yihA gene encoding ribosome biogenesis GTP-binding protein YihA/YsxC: MKIESAEFVKSVKQINQLPGGNYPEIAFIGRSNVGKSSLMNQLMGKTLARTSNTPGKTREINYFFINNKFYFVDLPGYGYAKVSKTEQDEWKKLIEEFLKTRIELKLICLLIDSRHPSLESDIQMHNFLKFFGRRFSVIRTKADKLNQSEKAKSKKVSESLFDGYEFMQDFSAHNGLGKRELLLNISRFLEF, from the coding sequence ATGAAGATTGAATCTGCTGAATTTGTAAAGAGTGTTAAACAAATTAACCAACTCCCCGGTGGAAATTATCCTGAAATTGCTTTTATCGGTCGATCAAATGTTGGAAAGTCTTCATTGATGAATCAATTGATGGGAAAAACCTTGGCCAGAACCAGCAACACTCCCGGAAAAACACGCGAAATCAATTATTTTTTTATCAACAATAAATTTTATTTCGTTGATTTGCCCGGTTATGGTTACGCAAAAGTTTCTAAAACTGAACAAGATGAATGGAAAAAACTAATCGAAGAATTTTTAAAAACAAGAATTGAATTGAAGTTAATTTGCCTCTTAATTGATAGCCGCCATCCTAGCCTTGAAAGCGATATTCAAATGCATAATTTTTTGAAATTCTTTGGTCGTCGATTTTCGGTCATTCGTACCAAAGCTGATAAATTGAATCAATCTGAAAAGGCAAAGTCTAAGAAAGTCAGTGAATCTTTGTTTGATGGTTATGAGTTTATGCAAGATTTTTCTGCGCACAATGGGTTAGGGAAAAGAGAATTGCTCCTTAATATTAGTCGTTTTCTTGAATTTTGA